The following proteins come from a genomic window of Sesamum indicum cultivar Zhongzhi No. 13 linkage group LG10, S_indicum_v1.0, whole genome shotgun sequence:
- the LOC105171663 gene encoding cellulose synthase-like protein G3 has protein sequence MAAISLHSSYSVLSSRTSRIAPTTPSLNTCTVQQPRAALGRLHMLLHFFAVSALLYYRISNLIHGSVPLLSWGLITLSELVFAFIWTLAQAFRWRPVVRTVAPENLPGDEKLPALDVFICTADPKKEPVVEVMNTVLSAMALDYPTEKLAVYLSDDGGAAVTLYAMKEACAFARSWLPFCRKYGVKSRCPEAFFSSFCDDEREVLETDEFKAEEEKIQSNYELFKRNVEKAAEVEDSIDDDRPARVEVIYDNKKTEGAMDDHSKLPLLVYMSREKRPSRPHRFKAGALNALLRVSGIMSNAPYTLVLDCDMYCNDPTSAKQAMCFHLDPKFSDSLSFAQFPQIFYNVSKNDIYDGQARSAYKTKYQGMDGIKGTVCAGTGYFLKKKALYCSPNQEDEFLEEPEKNFGFSTQLIDSLQALNGKNVRERENMSDATIEEAKKLASCTYEQNTRWGKEIGYSYDCLLESTFTGYLLHCKGWTSVYLYPERPCFLGCTTIDMKDALIQLMKWASGLVQAGLSKFSPLTYGMSKMSALQSMCYGYFMFTHLYSIACLLYGIVPQLCFLYGLPLYPKVTNPWFAAFAAVFLSSLSQHLYEVVSSGGSMRTMWNEQRIWMIKSVTACLFGCFDVLMKYVGMAKANFRLTNKAIDQEKLDKYEKGKFDFQGAKMFMIPLTMLVLLNLGCFIGGMKGLISRGDVKEMFGQGFLSSYVLVLSLPILEGLIPKIGK, from the exons ATGGCAGCCATTTCTCTCCACTCGAGCTACAGTGTACTCAGCTCAAGAACATCAAGAATAGCGCCAACCACCCCGTCTCTCAACACATGCACTGTCCAGCAGCCGCGCGCCGCCCTCGGCCGCCTCCACATGCTCCTCCACTTCTTCGCCGTGTCGGCCTTGCTCTACTACAGAATCTCAAACCTCATTCACGGCAGCGTGCCGCTTCTGTCCTGGGGTCTGATCACTCTCTCCGAGCTGGTTTTCGCCTTCATATGGACTCTGGCGCAGGCTTTCCGGTGGAGGCCAGTGGTGCGCACTGTGGCGCCGGAGAATCTACCCGGAGACGAGAAGTTACCAGCACTCGACGTGTTTATATGCACGGCGGACCCGAAGAAGGAGCCGGTGGTGGAGGTGATGAACACGGTGTTGTCGGCCATGGCATTGGACTATCCGACGGAGAAGCTGGCGGTGTACTTGTCGGATGATGGCGGCGCCGCCGTGACGTTGTATGCGATGAAGGAGGCTTGTGCGTTTGCTAGGTCTTGGTTGCCGTTCTGCAGGAAATATGGGGTGAAGAGTAGGTGCCCTGAGGCATTCTTCTCGTCTTTTTGTGATGATGAGAGGGAGGTTTTGGAGACTGATGAATTCAAGGCGGAGGAAGAAAAAATCCAG TCAAATTATGAACTTTTCAAGAGAAATGTGGAGAAGGCAGCTGAGGTTGAAGATTCCATCGACGACGACCGCCCTGCTCGTGTTGAg GTTATATATGATAACAAGAAGACTGAAGGAGCAATGGATGATCACTCTAAGCTGCCACTTCTTGTTTATATGTCCCGCGAGAAAAGGCCATCTCGCCCTCATCGCTTCAAGGCCGGGGCCCTCAATGCCCTC CTCCGAGTTTCGGGGATAATGAGCAATGCTCCTTACACGCTAGTGTTGGACTGCGACATGTATTGCAATGATCCCACCTCAGCTAAGCAGGCAATGTGCTTTCATCTCGACCCCAAGTTCTCAGATTCCCTCTCATTTGCACAGTTCCCTCAGATCTTCTACAACGTTAGTAAAAACGACATATACGACGGTCAGGCACGATCCGCTTATAAG ACTAAGTACCAGGGCATGGATGGGATAAAGGGCACTGTTTGTGCGGGTACTGGCtactttttgaagaaaaaggcTTTGTATTGCAGTCCCAATCAAGAAG ATGAATTCCTGGAGGAGCCAGAAAAGAACTTTGGCTTCTCTACCCAGTTGATTGATTCACTACAAGCACTTAATGGGAAGAATGTGAGAGAAAGGGAAAATATGTCTGATGCGACTATAGAAGAAGCCAAGAAACTGGCATCTTGCACCTATGAACAAAACACCCGATGGGGGAAAGAA ATTGGTTATTCATACGATTGTTTGTTAGAGAGCACGTTCACCGGCTATCTCCTGCACTGCAAGGGATGGACCTCCGTCTATCTATACCCGGAGAGGCCGTGTTTCCTCGGCTGCACCACTATTGACATGAAAGACGCGCTTATCCAACTCATGAAATGGGCGTCGGGCTTGGTACAAGCCGGCCTCTCGAAATTCAGCCCTCTCACTTATGGGATGTCGAAGATGTCTGCTCTTCAAAGCATGTGCTACGGATACTTCATGTTCACGCACTTATACTCCATTGCCTGCTTGCTATATGGCATCGTTCCTCAACTCTGCTTCCTTTACGGGCTTCCCTTGTATCCTAAG GTTACAAATCCCTGGTTTGCAGCATTTGCAGCTGTATTTCTCTCCTCCCTCAGCCAACATCTATACGAAGTCGTCTCCAGCGGTGGATCAATGAGGACAATGTGGAACGAGCAGCGAATCTGGATGATAAAATCAGTGACGGCCTGCCTGTTCGGGTGCTTTGATGTCCTAATGAAGTACGTAGGAATGGCTAAAGCAAATTTCAGGCTGACTAACAAAGCGATCGATCAAGAAAAGCTGGACAAGTACGAGAAGGGAAAGTTCGATTTCCAGGGAGCCAAGATGTTCATGATACCTTTGACAATGCTGGTTTTGCTCAACTTGGGCTGTTTTATTGGCGGCATGAAAGGGCTGATCAGCAGAGGGGATGTTAAAGAGATGTTCGGACAGGGTTTTCTGTCGTCGTATGTTCTTGTTCTCAGCCTTCCTATTCTGGAAGGGCTGATACCCAAAATTGGCAAGTGA